Part of the bacterium genome is shown below.
AAAAGTTATCTGAGCGTGAAGGCGGAAGCCTTGCGGGCCGCGGCCGAATGGGAATACCGGACCGGGCTCACGATCGACAAGGAACTTTCCGGGGAGATGCAGTACCCATGAAAAAATTCAAGGTCGCGATCATTATCCTCATCGTCCTGGCGGGGGCGGCCGCGGCGGTCCGTTTTCTGGTCCTGAAGGATTCCGAAACGGAAAACGGCGACACCGTTTCGCTGGTCCGGCCCCGGCGGGAAGACCTGCAGATGAAGATCTCGGTGACCGGGATCGTCGAACCTCAGAACCGTCTGGAGATCAAGCCCACCATCGGGGGGAGAATCGAGGAAGTCCTGGTCCGGGAAGGCCAGGAAGTCAAACGCGGCGACCGCCTGGCCCTGATGAGTTCGACCGACCGGGCCACCCTCCTGGACGCGGCCCAGCTCAACGGCCCGGAAAAAGTGGCATACTGGGAAGAAGTCTACAAGCCCAGCCCCCTCCTGGCCCCCATCGACGGGACCGTCATCGTCCGGGGAGTGGAACCGGGACAGACCGTCACCACCTCGAGCGTCGTCCTCGTCCTTTCCGACCGCCTCATCGTCAAAGCCGAAGTCGACGAAACCGACATCGGCATGGTCAAGCTCGGCCAGGACGCCTTCATCACCCTCGACGCCTACCCGGAGCAGAGCATTCCGGCCACGGTCGACCACATCGCCTACGAATCGACGGTGGTCAGCAACGTCACCATCTACAAGGTCGACATCCTTCCCCGGCGGACCCCCGCCACCTTCCGTTCGGGCATGAGCGCCGAGGTCTCGATCGTAACCGCCGTGGCGGCCGACGCTCTCACCGTCCCCAGCGACGCCGTGCAGACGGGCAGACGGGGGAGCAAATACGTCCTCGTTCCCGGTCCCGAAGGCGAACCCCAGCGCCGGGAGGTGGAAACCGGGATCGAGGCCGACGGGAGGATCCAGATCCTCTCGGGGTTGGAACCGGACCAGGAAGTGGTGGCCGTCTCCCGCGAGTACCGTCTCTCTTCGGGCAACGCCGCCAACGGAGGGAGCCCCTTCCTTCCCAACCGGCGCCGCTCTTCGTCGTCGTCGTCATCCTCGTCCTCCAACAACCGCCGCCCGCAGCGGCCGCCCGATTGACGGTGCCGGGAATGCCGCTGATCGAACTCATCCAGGTCGCCCGGACCTACCGCACCGGGTCCACCGGGGTGCAGGCGCTGCGCGGGATCTCCCTCTCCATCGAGAAGGGCGAATTCGTGGCCATCATGGGCCCTTCGGGCTCGGGAAAGTCCACGTTGCTGCATATTCTCGGGCTGCTCGATCTTCCCGACGAGGGCGAATTCAAGCTCGACGGCGAATCCATGGTGGGGAAGGGGGACGACGAACTGGCCGTTACCCGCAATTCCCGTCTCGGCTTCGTCTTTCAGCAGTTTCACCTGCTTCCCCAGCTTACCGCCCTCCAGAACGCGGAACTGCCCCTGGTCTACGCCGGCCGGAGCAACCAGCGGGGTCCCGCCGAAAAACGGATCGAACAGGTCGGGCTGGCCCGGCGCAGCGGCCACCGTCCCAACCAGCTCTCGGGCGGGGAACAGCAGCGGGTGGCCATCGCCCGGGCCCTGGTCAACGACCCCCCGATCATTCTCGCCGACGAACCCACCGGCAACCTCGACTCCAAAAGCGAAGAGGAGATCATCTCCATTCTCGAAGATCTGAACCGCCGGGGAAAGACC
Proteins encoded:
- a CDS encoding efflux RND transporter periplasmic adaptor subunit, giving the protein MKKFKVAIIILIVLAGAAAAVRFLVLKDSETENGDTVSLVRPRREDLQMKISVTGIVEPQNRLEIKPTIGGRIEEVLVREGQEVKRGDRLALMSSTDRATLLDAAQLNGPEKVAYWEEVYKPSPLLAPIDGTVIVRGVEPGQTVTTSSVVLVLSDRLIVKAEVDETDIGMVKLGQDAFITLDAYPEQSIPATVDHIAYESTVVSNVTIYKVDILPRRTPATFRSGMSAEVSIVTAVAADALTVPSDAVQTGRRGSKYVLVPGPEGEPQRREVETGIEADGRIQILSGLEPDQEVVAVSREYRLSSGNAANGGSPFLPNRRRSSSSSSSSSSNNRRPQRPPD
- a CDS encoding ATP-binding cassette domain-containing protein, producing MPLIELIQVARTYRTGSTGVQALRGISLSIEKGEFVAIMGPSGSGKSTLLHILGLLDLPDEGEFKLDGESMVGKGDDELAVTRNSRLGFVFQQFHLLPQLTALQNAELPLVYAGRSNQRGPAEKRIEQVGLARRSGHRPNQLSGGEQQRVAIARALVNDPPIILADEPTGNLDSKSEEEIISILEDLNRRGKTVIMVTHELDIGRRAQRIITMRDGRIVSDERSGGAQPPGGGGQDRGRDAPHAGRILFGDHFRQSFRAIFSHKMRSILSMMGILIGVAAVIAMLALGQGATDSIRQRLASLGSNL